The genomic region tgttctgccatggccagcgaagagcccagatgtcaatcccattgaacacatctgggacctgttggatcggagggtgagggcttgggccattccccccagaaatgtccgggaacttgcaggtgccttggtggaagagtggggtaacatctcacagcaagaactggcaagtctggtgcagtccatgaggaggagatgcactgcagtacttaaagaagctggtggccacaccagatactgactgttacttttgattttgaccccccttttgttcagggacacattttttccatttctgttagtcacatgtctgtggaacttgttcagtttatgtctcagttgttcaatcttgttatgttcatacaaatatttacacatgttaagtttgctgaaaattaacgcagttgacagtgagaggacatttatgtttttgctgagtttacatatctACCTGAAATACTTTGTACCACTGCACATtaatctggtactctctgtaaatagctccattcttgtgtattttattttatttcttgtgttactttgtaTTATTATTTGGAAACTCATGCATCATTGGGAAgtgcttgtaagcaagcattttaCACCAGtagtaaataaaatacaaatattggtcacatacacatatttagcagatgttactgcgggtgtagcgaaatgcttgttttcctagctccaacagtagagtaatattcagcgcatgtgacaaataaaaatatatttgagttgATATAGTACTAGGGAAGCTCTAATGCAAAACATAATATTCCTATCATGAGCTGTAGGCTAAACTGATCACAATATAATATGACTATAGGCCTAAAACATTTAGCTACATAAGGAACATGTCATTTTTGGTTTCAATTAATGTAGGCTAATAGAATAGTTCTGTATGTGACACTGTGTTCTGAGGACCACCAAGCTGTTCCAAAATCCTGTGATCCACAATATCGGGGACATCTGTTTCAGTGCAGGTTTTGCACTCCAATGACAATTGTGTTATGTGTCCTTAAATGTTTATAGCAGTTCCAGCCACATTGCGGAACGAACCTCAGGGGGGAGAGTATGGGCAGTTCATGTCCTCACTCAGAGCAAAGGGTTCATGTTTTTCAAACTCCACATGTCTCTTGTAGCCTTTTATGCAAAAATATTATGGATTCTTGTAAGAGGGTTCACTTTGGGATAACTTTTTAACTCATTACAcaacactgtgtctgtgtgtgtgtgtgtgtgtgtgtgtgtgtgtgtgtgtgtgtgtgtgtgtgtgtgtgtgtgtgtgtgtgtgtgtgtgtgtgtgtgtgtgtgtgtgtgtgtgcatgcgtgtgttgtccagtcctctcatcctccctctcaggAGCAGCCACAGTGGTCCACCACCATAGATGGTATCTTTCCATAAATGATCTGCTCCATGCGGTTGAAGTAGAGCATGTTGATGGGGGACATCTTAGTTGGAGTACAACAGGGCCCTGTGGTGCCCCGTGGGTTAGCCTTGTTCACCAGGTGAGTGTGGGGGTACTTCTGGAGGTGCATGTACTCACACTCTCCAGAACAGTAGTTGGCCTTGTAGCGTTTGGGGGCAATGATCCAGTCCCACCCAAAGGCCTCAAAGTCAACGGTGAGGGGGTAGCGGCAGCACCGCGACTCTGAGGACTCTTCATCACAGTCCAGGCCTGAGGCCCTCCGGGAACGTTTTAGGCTCTCCAATATCTTCACCTCCATGAAGGGTTGCTGTGAATGTAATGACAATAAGAATGAAATCCAAAACAAAACAGCACTGCAAACATCTGGTGGCATAACTCTGATGGAATGAAATCTCCACTGTGGATGGATTATGTGTATACATGGTTATCAATAATAATATATTTGATTAAACCTTGTAACCAACCTTTTATGATGCCTAAAGGCAAAATCACATTCCAAATCATGATGATATAATTACATTCCAGATGGTAGTCAGCCTACACTGTAGGCCTGTACTTACCAGTCCCTCTTCTCCCAGCTCAGCTACCGTGACAGCCAAGTCCTGCCCTTTCGAATCATAAGCTTTGATCTCGAGACCATAATGAGTTTCTGGCTGACGAAGCCAGGTTTTGAGTAATTGATTGATGTCTACACTTTGCCAAGAGCTTGCACCAGAAGCCACGTCGATCTTCAGGGAGAGGATCCGTATGCGTGAGTTTCCCTCAGTGGTTGCTTTTATGCGGGAGATTTGCAAGAAGACAGTTGTGACGGTGTCAGCTGGTCGCAGGTGCACCCAAAGTTGTGCATGTAAAATGTTGTTAGGTCGAATCTTCGGACTGAGATTGAAGAAACAACAAGATGGTATTCCGTCTTGTTGTGACATTGGTCCCGCTAAAAAGAGAAGAGTTAGAATAAGTCCCAGATTTGTCCATTTGGAACCCAATTACGCACAACCACACCGGTGACTTTACGCACAGACTTGTCTGGTTCCATGGCGCATGGCAGGCATAAACTACCCACTTTTGTATGAGAAAATACATAATTACTTACGTTTTGCCATGGTTATGATCGTTTCAGTGGTGGCACGCTCCTCATCCTCCACACGATGCTCATACTGGTCTATAAGTTGTGTCAAGGGAGGCGCTTTCGGTAAGAGCTGCCTGATCATTTCTCGGCTGATGTTTGGAGCCTGCTCCAGCCTCAGAATGCTGAGAATTTGGGATCTGATGTTGTGGAGTCTCATTAGTCTGCTCTGTTCTCTGAACTCGCAGTTTGAGCATTGCTGTACTTCTCCCTCTTCTGTTACGTTGGCTTGGCGCCTCGTGGTTTCATTCATCCCCATGGTGGTGCTAAGTACACCTAAGAGTGTCAGGTAAAGCATAAATTGCATCCTGTCACTTGTTTTTTTTAATCCCACTTTGGACAGAATAGCCTATTCCAGGCCTATATAACACAGTGACAAATATTTTAATTACTATTTTTTATAATCTCCCCATCTCCCTTTTATGATTCTGATTGGCTGCATTAGAGATGAATGTTTTGTTTCCGTTTTAAAGAGATAGGCAACTTTAAAATGCTATAGGCCAATTACTGGAAGCATGCACTATCTGTAGCTATGTTTCCATCCtattggcaacagattttcatgcgaatattctagaCTCCACTTAAAGAAAATATAACATTTTTCCACCtgtggtgtgtttccaccaaaaTGACTGGTTGTGGATACAAATCAGTGcctgatgacgtagtgcacacaaaatgtaggCCTACTTTTTCACGTACGTTTTTTTATTGGATCGCATTTTCAACACTAGTgtaattttgtcacaaaaactgttgcattaaatagcaaatgtgcagtggcgattttagcagaaaaataaataaatgtgggatgcatgccagcaaagccactacacaacacaacactaaacaatacattaattgcactataacggtgacaaactgtccccacaaactgttagggcctacacaAAGCTGTCCCAACGGCAGTCctaacatcttaccactgctacaactGGTTATCGGCAGATCCTTGTCTGGCAGGgacacagttcattcagcctcatttactgccttttaaaaaacataaatgatatggctgacttgcttaaacaaatgtgattTCTAATGACaaatgagatgtacaaactatggtatAAAGGGACGACAAGTGAATAAGAGGCCATTCGTAATTAATGACATTAATGAGCGAACTAGGAGGGACGTAGTCAatttaactatttgtttagcacttttaaAATGTACAGCGACCGAATTCAGAACATgagccgttcttacagtgttctccctgtgcaccaagtcagaaccgtcggataaataaaggggccatataagcagacaatgaaagctcttacaaaatttgatgattacatttctctaaaacaggttataggctacatgtgtaccaccaagtcagaacagtaggcaaaattaagaggggtacatagaccaaattattagggtgaggcacatgggctactaacatcttactacacaacaaacacttAGTATTCTTAGCAACAgtgtacatatctccctggcatattacataatttataccagcagcatacaatacattttttcactctccttgttgtgctgtgctcacttgaacaggaaggtggcacttCACAAAGTGGTTAAAGTGCCCAGCCATCCCTTTACTTAGGTttatgtgtattaggtagttgttgtggaattgttagattacttgttgataTTGCTGCATTGtcaaagcacaagcatttcgctacactcacaataacatctgctaaccatgtgtatgtgaccaataaaatttgattttattaTATTTGAATTTTCGAGGTCT from Oncorhynchus kisutch isolate 150728-3 linkage group LG5, Okis_V2, whole genome shotgun sequence harbors:
- the LOC109890648 gene encoding growth/differentiation factor 8 — its product is MQFMLYLTLLGVLSTTMGMNETTRRQANVTEEGEVQQCSNCEFREQSRLMRLHNIRSQILSILRLEQAPNISREMIRQLLPKAPPLTQLIDQYEHRVEDEERATTETIITMAKPGPMSQQDGIPSCCFFNLSPKIRPNNILHAQLWVHLRPADTVTTVFLQISRIKATTEGNSRIRILSLKIDVASGASSWQSVDINQLLKTWLRQPETHYGLEIKAYDSKGQDLAVTVAELGEEGLQPFMEVKILESLKRSRRASGLDCDEESSESRCCRYPLTVDFEAFGWDWIIAPKRYKANYCSGECEYMHLQKYPHTHLVNKANPRGTTGPCCTPTKMSPINMLYFNRMEQIIYGKIPSMVVDHCGCS